In Astatotilapia calliptera chromosome 20, fAstCal1.2, whole genome shotgun sequence, one genomic interval encodes:
- the angptl7 gene encoding angiopoietin-related protein 7 — translation MAKIYLSIVVLEVALLLLAETWAQNLRKRQALPKPSKGQCCDEVRSLKVQVANLTSLFEELSRKQETDMKKLVKQILDLDQQSRQQDVRVTEAESKYSEINNRVEIMQLQTAQSAPKTSSEAIYDCASLYSKNYKISGEYKLPKDEFLGTPEFTLFCDMETNGGGWTVIQRRSVGLTSFNRDWKQYKQGFGSIRGDFWLGNDNIFRLTRQPSTLRIDMEDWEGEKRYAEYGFFTVSNELNSYKLFLANYSGNAGDSLRYHNNTNFSTMNKDNDKCLDDCAARRKGGYWYNCCTDSNLNGVYYRYGNHIKNQDKNQDGITWYGWHGPTYSLKKVEMKVRPVNF, via the exons atggcaaaaatctATTTGAGTATAGTTGTTTTAGAGGTTGCACTGCTCTTGCTTGCAGAGACATGGGCTCAAAATCTCAGGAAGAGACAGGCGCTTCCAAAGCCTTCCAAGGGTCAGTGCTGCGACGAGGTACGCTCTCTCAAAGTTCAAGTGGCCAATCTCACCAGCCTCTTTGAGGAGCTGAGTCGCAAGCAGGAGACAGACATGAAGAAACTTGTGAAGCAAATACTAGATCTGGACCAGCAGAGCCGACAGCAAGACGTCCGAGTCACAGAGGCAGAGAGCAAGTACTCTGAGATCAACAACCGTGTGGAGATCATGCAGCTGCAAACCGCACAGTCTGCTCCTAAGACTTCATCGG AAGCCATATATGACTGTGCATCACTCTACAGCAAGAACTACAAGATCTCTGGCGAGTACAAGCTGCCTAAAGATGAGTTTCtgggaacacctgaattcacc CTCTTCTGTGATATGGAGACAAATGGAGGTGGCTGGACTGTGATTCAGAGGCGAAGTGTTGGCCTCACATCCTTTAACCGTGACTGGAAGCAGTACAAACAAGGATTTGGATCCATCCGTGGAGACTTCTGGCTGGGCAATGACAACATCTTCCGCCTAACAAGGCAGCCAAGTACACTTAGGATTGATATGGAG GACTGGGAAGGAGAAAAACGCTATGCCGAGTATGGCTTTTTCACAGTCAGTAATGAGCTCAACAGCTACAAGCTCTTCCTTGCCAACTACAGTGGAAATGCTGGAGACTCTCTGCGGTACCACAACAACACCAACTTCAGCACCATGAACAAAGACAATGACAAATGTTTGGATGACTGTGCAGCCCGACGCAAAG GTGGGTACTGGTACAACTGCTGCACTGACTCAAATTTGAACGGTGTTTATTATCGCTACGGTAACCACATAAAGAACCAAGATAAGAACCAAGATGGGATCACTTGGTACGGCTGGCATGGACCCACCTACTCCCTCAAGAAGGTGGAGATGAAGGTCCGACCAGTTAATTTTTAG